The Mycolicibacterium monacense genome contains the following window.
CCACCGGAGCGCGAGGTGCGCCACGCGGCCGGGGAGACCCGGGTGACCGCCGATCCGCGGCGCATCGTGGTGCTCTCCGGTGATCAGCTCGACGCGCTGTGCGCGCTGGGGCTGCAGTCGCGCATCGTCGCCGCCGCACTGCCCGACGGACGCGACGAACAACCGTCGTACCTCGGGTCCGTGATCCACGACGTCGCGCCGGCGGGAACCCGTTCGGCGCCGGATGTCGACGCGATCCGCGCCGCCGCGCCGGACCTCATCCTCGGGTCACAGGCCCTGACACCGGAGTTGTTCGATGCCCTCGGCCAGATCGCGCCGACGGTGTTCACCGGCCCGCCGGGCGCCGACTGGCAGGCGAACCTGCGCACGGTCGGGGCCGCCACCGGGCGCTTCGACGCCACGGGCGGGCTGCTCGACGGATTCGCCGACGCCGCCCGCAGGACCGGGCTGGACAACGACGCCGCCCATTACCAGGTGTCGGTGGTCCAGCTGACCGAGGACACCGTGCGGGTCTACGGGGCCCGCAACTTCGCGGGCAGCGTGCTGGCCGAGGTGGGCCTGGACCGGCCTGCCGCCCAGCGCTTCACCGATGAACCGTTCGTCGAGATCGGCACCGGCGACTCACCGGACTACGGGATCGCCGACGCCGACATCGTGTACGTGTCGTTCGCCTCGGCGGCCGCGCGCGAGAACGCGGCGACGATCCTCGACAGCGACGCCTGGCGTGCGTTGTCGGCCGCCCAGGACGACCGGGTCTACGTGGTCAACAACGAGGTGTGGCAGACGGGTCAGGGTGTCGTGGCCGCCCGCGGCGTCCTGTCGGACCTGCGCTGGGTCAACGCGCCGATCAACTAGTCGTGCCCTGCAGCGCCTGCTGGCCGAACTGGCCGGGCGCCAGCGACCCCTCGGGCAGGACCAGTTCCCCGCTGTCGAGCCGGCGGCGCAGATAGGCGAAGGACTGCGCGGTCTGGGCGAACAGGTGCTCACCGGCCCGCAGCGCCGGACGCGGCCGGTCGTCGCGGGGGGCGAACTGCGGCAGCGGTTTGACCTCGGTGTGGTAGTCGACGTTGAAGAACAACGGAAACGAGTACCGCTCCTCCTTGACCTTGCGCACCCGGTGGCTGGTGGCGACGAACGCGCCGTTGGTCCACAGTTCGAGCATGTCGCCGATGTTGACGACGAATGTGCCCGGCACCGGGGGCACGTCGATCCACTCGCCGGCGCCGTTGAGCACCTCGAGCCCCGGTGCGGTGGGTTTGAGCAGCGTGAAGCATTCGTAGTCGGTGTGCGCGCCGATGCCCATGCGGTCCTCGGCATCCGGGTTGTGGGGGTAGTGCACCAGCCGCAGTTGGCTCGGCGTCTTCGTCGCGTGCCTGGTGAAGACGTCGGGGTCCTCCCCCAGCGCGATCGCGAACGCCCACAGCAGCCGCTGCCCCACTTCGAGCACCGCGGTGTAGTAGGCGGTCACCGATTCGGCGAAGCCGGGCAGATCGGGCCAGGCGTTCGGACCGAGCATGGGGTTGCCCGCCAGATAGTCGGGGTCGTCGCCCGGCAGGTCCAGCGCGGTGTCGAACGCCTCCTTGAAGTCCGGCGTGTCCTGCTCGACGCCCTCCTCGCCGACCGGCACGTACCCGCGGTGGCAGCGGGACAGACCGATGTAGGTGCGCATCTTCTCCTCGAGCGGCAGCGCGAAGAACTCCTTCGTCGCGGCCAGCATCCGGTCGAACAACGATTCGTCGATACCCGATCCGCTGATGTAGAAGAAGCCGACGTCACGGGCCGCGGCGCCGAGGTCGGCCGCGACGCGTTCGTGCTCGGCACGGTCGTCCGACTGCAGCCCACTGATATCGACGGTCGGCACGGAGGTGAATGACGTTGCCCCGTTCACAGTTCCACTTCTCCTTCGGTTCGCTGAACATCCCAGCCCACACCGCCGGCGCGCAGCCGGGTTCCGGCCATCGCGATGCCGAGCGCATCCCACCGGTCATCGCCGACCGTGCCGATCAGGACGAGATCTCCCCCGGCCCAGCCGAATCGGTCCCCGACCCGCAGCAGCATCGCGCGGCCGGCGCCCGAGGTGAGCGACAGCGCCCAGCACGGAGCTGCCGGACCGGCGTCGCGCACCCAGTGCTCGACGTAGTCGGCATACACACCTTCTTCGACCAGGGTGTCGCCGTCCCACCGCATGAGACCCGCATCCGGGAACTCACCCGGGGGCTGCAGGTCGATGTCGCGGCGCCACTCGAAGACGTCCCCGCCCTGGGCGGGGCGCTGGGTGAGCACCCCGGCGAACCCCCGTGAGTCGACGTAGGCCGTGGCACCCTGCAGCCACAGCACGTCGGTGCCCGTGTCGCGTGACCCGTCGGCCTCGATCAGCAGGGTGCGCCGCCACAACCCGGCGCACTCCCGCATCACCACCGCGACGTCGGTCACGGGCTCACCGCGCCGAACCGTTCGTGGAAGTGCTGGGTCAGCTCCGGCCACACGTGCGGGTCGTGGCCGGGGATGAGCGGAAAGCCCTTGTCGGCGGCCAACTTCTTGAGCCGGCGGATCGGTTCGACCGTCTCCTCCGGTTCGACGTCGATGAAGCCACCGATCGCCAACTCGTGCTCGATGTTCTCGGTGAGGTCGGCGGCGTCGAACGCGAACACGAAGCCGTCGCCGCCGACACTGTGGTCCAGCTGCACCACGAAACTCTGGTGGCCGGGCGTGTGACCGTAGGTCGGCACCGCGGTGACCCCGGGCGCGATCTCGGCTTCCCCGTCGGCCAGCCGCCAGTCGATCCGCGGATCGTCGAAGTCGACCCGCACGATCGCATTGTGTTCCGGCTCAGGGTGATTCGACAGGCCGTACTCGAGCTCACGGCGCTGCGCGTGCACCGGGACCTTGCCTGCGAACAACTTGAGCCCACCGGCATGGTCGTGGTGCAGGTGGCTCACCGCGACGGTGTGGATCTGGTCGATGTCGACGCCCACCTCCGCCAGCCGCTGTTCGATCGGCTCACCGGGTCCCGGCAGCACCGGCCGGTATTCGACAGTCGGGAAGAACCGGCGGTACAGGTACGGGTCACGCACCAGCGCGGTGTTGAACCCGGTGTCCAACAGCACCCAGCCGCCGTCGGTCTGCAACAGCACACCCGGCACCGGCTCCCGCATCCGCTCCTCCGCAGGCGCCCCGTGCACCGACACCGATTTGGGCAGTTCCTCCCAGCCCAGGGTCAGCAGGATGATGCGGCGGACACCGCTCGGTCCGACCAGGGTCGCCATCAGGCGACCGAGAGTTCGAAGAGCCGAAGCGAGTTCGGGTTGGTCACCACGTGCGCCTCCTCGACCCCTGCGAGCCACGGCTGGGCGACTACGAAGTCGTCGACGTCGGCGATGTTGAGCCAGCAGCCGGTGTCGGCGGCGGCCTTGGCGGCCTCCGAGAACACCTGCGGGTCACCGGTTTCC
Protein-coding sequences here:
- a CDS encoding N-acyl homoserine lactonase family protein: MATLVGPSGVRRIILLTLGWEELPKSVSVHGAPAEERMREPVPGVLLQTDGGWVLLDTGFNTALVRDPYLYRRFFPTVEYRPVLPGPGEPIEQRLAEVGVDIDQIHTVAVSHLHHDHAGGLKLFAGKVPVHAQRRELEYGLSNHPEPEHNAIVRVDFDDPRIDWRLADGEAEIAPGVTAVPTYGHTPGHQSFVVQLDHSVGGDGFVFAFDAADLTENIEHELAIGGFIDVEPEETVEPIRRLKKLAADKGFPLIPGHDPHVWPELTQHFHERFGAVSP
- a CDS encoding isopenicillin N synthase family dioxygenase, producing MNGATSFTSVPTVDISGLQSDDRAEHERVAADLGAAARDVGFFYISGSGIDESLFDRMLAATKEFFALPLEEKMRTYIGLSRCHRGYVPVGEEGVEQDTPDFKEAFDTALDLPGDDPDYLAGNPMLGPNAWPDLPGFAESVTAYYTAVLEVGQRLLWAFAIALGEDPDVFTRHATKTPSQLRLVHYPHNPDAEDRMGIGAHTDYECFTLLKPTAPGLEVLNGAGEWIDVPPVPGTFVVNIGDMLELWTNGAFVATSHRVRKVKEERYSFPLFFNVDYHTEVKPLPQFAPRDDRPRPALRAGEHLFAQTAQSFAYLRRRLDSGELVLPEGSLAPGQFGQQALQGTTS
- a CDS encoding ABC transporter substrate-binding protein gives rise to the protein MGPTVSATLVAALVAVLAGCGSTDADPAASAPMSSVITSTTSVAGAGVLGNQRRPDESCAAGPAPVDPGPPEREVRHAAGETRVTADPRRIVVLSGDQLDALCALGLQSRIVAAALPDGRDEQPSYLGSVIHDVAPAGTRSAPDVDAIRAAAPDLILGSQALTPELFDALGQIAPTVFTGPPGADWQANLRTVGAATGRFDATGGLLDGFADAARRTGLDNDAAHYQVSVVQLTEDTVRVYGARNFAGSVLAEVGLDRPAAQRFTDEPFVEIGTGDSPDYGIADADIVYVSFASAAARENAATILDSDAWRALSAAQDDRVYVVNNEVWQTGQGVVAARGVLSDLRWVNAPIN